A segment of the Pedobacter faecalis genome:
CGGACTGCCTTTATAAAAACTGTAAATAATCAGTTTGGCATAGTTACCCTTGGCCGTTTTCACGATAATGGGCCGTGGCAAATTGTATACAATGTGCGCCCGCTCCTTATCACCCGGAAACATTGCGCCGTAAAAGTCGTAGAAAGCATAACCATTGCCGCTGCCAAGGAAGTGGTCCAGGCTCAGGTAGCCTGCGCTGAGCAACTGATTGTCGGCCACCGGTACTGTCTTCACATTATCGTAAGCCTCATCAAGCAGTGACTTGTCGATCGGCACCTGCTTAGGCTGATGCTTTTCCTGGTCGTAATATCGGGCTTCAACGGAGGGGTCAATGATCAGGTACAAGCCTCCCCGTGCAGGACTGCCAAAGCCAGGACCCTTAGTCCCGTTCTCAAAAGCAACCTCGCCATGATTGGCCCACATGCTGCTGTTATATATACTGGTGAAAGCAATATCCCACTTGTCGGTAGCCGCATAAGCCTCCGGCACCGGCCTGCCATCCTCCAGACTGTAGTACACCGGCTTAAAAACACCATCGCCAGTGCTCATGCTGGCTTCCGTGTCTCCAATCAGCGTCGCCGTATACTCGCCGCTGGCGGTCACGGTAGCTGCTGGCAGCGGAGGCAATTCTTTTTCAGGCGCGGGGTCGTCCCCCTTGCTGCATGACAGCAAACCCATCATTAGCCAGCAATAAAAAGCGTTAGATATTTTCATGTTTTATTTAGAATGATTTTAAATAATAGCAAATATGACAACTATCTTCCACATAAGCCCTGATAAAGGCTTACCATTTCGGGATTATAAATGGCGATTATGGGATTCTATTTGGTACTCAGATCGCGGCTCCCATCTGCCTGCACATAATATCTGAAAGTAAAGTAAGGCGCAGGCCAGTTCAGGTCGCTCACCGTCGCAGGTGCCCCTTTATACATACTTACCATTTCAAGCTTTGCAAACTTACCTGACGCGGTTCGCAGCACAAACGTTCGGTTTTTCACAGGTACCGCTATGTGGGTCTTCAGGTCATAAAAAAACCAGCCTATCCCATTTCCAGAATCCCAGCCAAAGCTGGGAATCCCCTTTGTCTCAAAATCAGCATCGGCCGGAGCCTGCGATACTTCTGCATAAGGCTGCTCAACAATCAATATTTTGCCCCTGGCCGCGCCATCAAAACCCGGGGTTCCTTCGTGCAGACCGTTGTTGATCACGATAAGCGAGTTATACTGCTCCGTAAAAGCAATATCCCAGTCGGCCGTTTTAACTTTAGACCCGTCCACCTTCAGGCCTTGCTCCAGCGAGAAGTAAAATGGCTCAAAAGGTTTACCGCTGCTTACGGTGTTGCCCACATCTCCGGGCAGATCTTTAATCACCGTACTCTTCGTATCTGCCAGTTCCGGTTTTTCATCCTTCTTCGTGCAGGCGGCCATCAGCCCGGCCAGGGCCAACGAGCACACCGTCAAAGCCATATATCTTTTCATCATCATTGTAAATTATTGTTGTAGCATCATTTGCTGATCTTCATCAGCCTTCATTTCGCTGGGCAGCAAACCAAAATACCGCTTAAACGCATCCGTAAAGTGGCTCGGATGGTTAAAACCGACTGCGGCCGACACCTGCCCAACGTTTTTCTTTTCCGAAACCATCAATCTGCGCGCCTCCTCCATCCTAAGCCTGGTCACGTACCCATAAATCGTTGTGCCATAATACTCTTTAAAGCCCCGCTTCAACTTAAATTCGTTCAAAGAGATCTGTTTAGACAGCTCAATGATCGTTGGTGGGTAACTATAAGTGGCGTCCAGAATCTCTCGGGCATGCTCTATCTTCTTCAAATCATCCGGCTTCACCATATACTTGTCTACCTCGGCTATGCCCGACTGCATTTGCTCCAGCTGAAGCATAAGGAGCTCCAGGATGCGCGATTCGGTATGAAGCCGCTTCAATTCGCCCGTCCGCCTGCAGTCGCGGATATCCTTAATCACCCGCTTCATCTCGGTGGTCACCGAAAGATCCTTCGCTGCATAAGAAGTATACCGGCCCTTTAAAATCTCCTTTACAAAATCGCTGTGCAAAAGCGAGTGCTGATCAATCAGGTGAAAATAATAGGGTTTAGACAGCACGAGTAGAAAGTATTCGTATTCCACGCCGGCAGTCATCGGATACTTCCCCTTTATAGAAGGTATATACCTGATGTTGTGCCTGCTGCCCGTCCGCCTGGTCGCTTTGTCTGACTTTTCCGCCTTACCAGTTTCCGGCCTGGTGCCATAGAAAATGAACTGCGAAGTGATCGCCTCGCCCTCGATCTCCGAGAGCACTTTTACGTTTTCCGAGAACTGCATGGTGGAGTGCACCAGGAATAAACCACCCGTACTCAACTGATAGTTCACCAGCTTTTGCGCAGAGAGGCTCTTAATGTTTACCTGCTTCTCGCAAAGCTGTGTACTTGGTGCGTATAGCTCCGGAATCTCTTCCATGAACAGCCAGTCGTCGGCCCCCTCTATCTTCGATTTAATCTTCATTTGTCAACAATTATGGGACAACTCCGCTGCCTTAGGCCACGGTAACGGCATCAAACACATCACCAAAGCGCTCAAAAGTTTCATTGGCCTTGCGCACAGCCAGTTCCTCATGCTCCGCGGTCTGCGCATGCGCGTTCAACACGGCCACAAAACGGCTCCACATCTCACCTGTTGCCTCCCCATATCCCGAAAAGAAGGAAAAACCTCTGCTCAAACCATGTTTGGTAAGCATCTGCACAATGATTGGTCCGCCCATAATGGAGCCCTCCATCACATAGAGGGCAGCCAGGGCCTCCTGAACATTAGTAATCGAGGGAGCAGTTGCTGGCGGAAGCTGCTCCAGCGAGCCACCCAGTTCCTCAATGTCCGCTTTCAGG
Coding sequences within it:
- a CDS encoding HmuY family protein; translated protein: MKISNAFYCWLMMGLLSCSKGDDPAPEKELPPLPAATVTASGEYTATLIGDTEASMSTGDGVFKPVYYSLEDGRPVPEAYAATDKWDIAFTSIYNSSMWANHGEVAFENGTKGPGFGSPARGGLYLIIDPSVEARYYDQEKHQPKQVPIDKSLLDEAYDNVKTVPVADNQLLSAGYLSLDHFLGSGNGYAFYDFYGAMFPGDKERAHIVYNLPRPIIVKTAKGNYAKLIIYSFYKGSPTSPTLQSEAPYITFKYTILKDGLKDFTKIK
- a CDS encoding HmuY family protein; this translates as MMMKRYMALTVCSLALAGLMAACTKKDEKPELADTKSTVIKDLPGDVGNTVSSGKPFEPFYFSLEQGLKVDGSKVKTADWDIAFTEQYNSLIVINNGLHEGTPGFDGAARGKILIVEQPYAEVSQAPADADFETKGIPSFGWDSGNGIGWFFYDLKTHIAVPVKNRTFVLRTASGKFAKLEMVSMYKGAPATVSDLNWPAPYFTFRYYVQADGSRDLSTK
- a CDS encoding helix-turn-helix transcriptional regulator, encoding MKIKSKIEGADDWLFMEEIPELYAPSTQLCEKQVNIKSLSAQKLVNYQLSTGGLFLVHSTMQFSENVKVLSEIEGEAITSQFIFYGTRPETGKAEKSDKATRRTGSRHNIRYIPSIKGKYPMTAGVEYEYFLLVLSKPYYFHLIDQHSLLHSDFVKEILKGRYTSYAAKDLSVTTEMKRVIKDIRDCRRTGELKRLHTESRILELLMLQLEQMQSGIAEVDKYMVKPDDLKKIEHAREILDATYSYPPTIIELSKQISLNEFKLKRGFKEYYGTTIYGYVTRLRMEEARRLMVSEKKNVGQVSAAVGFNHPSHFTDAFKRYFGLLPSEMKADEDQQMMLQQ
- a CDS encoding biliverdin-producing heme oxygenase is translated as MLSTKIKEATRVAHQELEKKVVLKMKAIRSEADYAEMLKNFYAYFSEVERAIAPYITAEVLPDYAERRNSAYLKADIEELGGSLEQLPPATAPSITNVQEALAALYVMEGSIMGGPIIVQMLTKHGLSRGFSFFSGYGEATGEMWSRFVAVLNAHAQTAEHEELAVRKANETFERFGDVFDAVTVA